The sequence CGTCCTGGTACTTCGCGCTCAAACCGCTGGCGACCTGGATGCCGGGCTTGCCCGTCGCGCGCGCGGTGCCGCTCGCGACGACGGCCGGCTTGCGCTCGATGCCGCGCAGGCGCGCGTGAAGAATGAGTTTGTCTTCGTCGGCCGTGTCCGGAAAAATCTGCTTGGCGGTCCAGACCTGGTGAGCGTATAGACCTTCGATCGCGCTGGCCGTGCCGCTCGCGCGCACGTAGTGATCCGAATCCGGCCCGACGTCAGCTTCCGGGCGCTGGTTCTTAATCTCGCGAAGAATGTTTTCGCGGATCTGGTCGAGAGTCAGAACGGTTGCCGGCATTACGACACCTTGACCGGATGTAGGAAGTGGCGCACGTCGCCCGTGACGTCGACCACTTCGATGAGCAGAATGAGCCAGCCTTTTTCGGCGGATGCGGACGACACCGACACCTTGCGCGCGCGGCCGTCCTTGACCAACGGAGCGAGCGCTTGCTCGGCGTATTGAACGGCGAGACGGCGCACGCGGGGCGTATCTTTCTCGC comes from Burkholderia savannae and encodes:
- a CDS encoding phage GP46 family protein → MDALLNPQTGGYTGTQTTTLANAVYIRLATPLGSWWAALDVGSLLHTLAREKDTPRVRRLAVQYAEQALAPLVKDGRARKVSVSSASAEKGWLILLIEVVDVTGDVRHFLHPVKVS